ATTCGCCGATGGTAAATGCTCCAATGGTGGCAATACCCATTAAAAAAAACTCCGAAAAAATCTCGCCTTTACGGATACTTTCAACTGCTTCTTTTAGTACGGGAAAGCCAACAGGGGCATAAGCAACCACATACCAAATAATCCTTACCCAATCTGTAAACCATTCGGGTTTTAGCACATTATCAAAGTAAATGGCGACAAGTAATAATACCAATGAAATAATGCTCGGCAAGAACATTTTAATAATACTGCTTCTACCAACTTCCTCCCTTTGTGTGTTGCCCTTTTGATTGGCTTCTCCATCCGTTGAGCAACAAGTATCATCTACAATTTGCCCTGCACCTGCTTGGGTATATATTTTCTCTTCTTGTGTGCAACAAAGCTGTTTGCCTTGTGCGTCATAAATATGTTTATGTTTCATTATTAATCTATTTGAGGGTTAATGTTTTCATTACTTTATAACCTAAATTTTATTCCACCATTAATTACAAATCCGTCCAATGGTGCATAGATGTCTCTAAAGACAGGGTTGGTTATCGTGCCTGTATAGATGTTGTCAAAGCGTGTCTGCCTTGTATCAAGGAAGTTTTCAAAGTTGATATACAAAGAGAAACGTTCCCAAATCTTTTCAGCCATAAAGCCACACATCCAATAGTCCTTTCCAGTTGTACCGTCATTCAGCTTTTGGGGGCTGAAATAATAGGCTTCCAAACCAATCTTCCATTTATCCTCTATTTCGTACATCAGTACGGAATTAATACGGTGTTTTGGGGTCAATGGATTTTCGGTATTTGTTCCGTTTTCAAGCAATCGGGTATCGGTAAAGGTGTAGCCCAAAAACAGTTTCAAATCATCATAGCCGATTTTCACATTGGTTTCTGTGCCTTTGGTATGGATGTAACCCGATGAATTAATGAACTGATAAGTATTTGTTGCCATATTTTGAAGCAACAATGGATTGTCCAAATAGGTGTAAAAGAATAAATGGTTGATGCTGAACGTCCAATCATCACCCATATTAGTACGGTAATTTATGTCTGCGTTTGCTCCGTAGCTCTTTTCCAATTTATTGGTATTATCATCAATGGGCATAACGTTTTGATATTGTATGCGTTCGCTTTCTTCAGTAAAAATGGTGGGTGTTTTATACCCAAATCCACCCCCGATGCGTGAAGTCAATCCGTTTGCAATATGAAATAATGCCGATACTCTTGGCAGAAAAACAGCCCCGTAATCCACCACGTAATCCGTTCTCAAACCTGTTTCCAATTGAAACCATTCCGTAGCCTTAAAAGAATTTTGAACAAAAGCCCCTAATGTGGTTTGGTTGTAATCCCTTAACGGAAATGCGGTAATCTGTTTTTCTTTGAAATTGTCCGTCCAAATATTAACACCTGTTATCCATTCCGATTTTTCTTTGCTGTGGGTATAGCTTGCTTCCGTAAAAGTGGCTGTTTGCGTTCCCTCAAACTCGTAATTAGGAATAGCTGTATTGCGGTTAAAATAACTTACGCTGTTTTTGACTTGAACAAAACTGTTTTCATTTACTGTATGGTCAAAAACAAATTGGGTGGAATAACGCTGTGTTTTGTTTTCCTCAAAAAATTGGTGCGTGTTGTCCGCTTTTCCTTTTATATAAAGCATGTCGCCACCCAAACGGTTTTCAATGGTGGTGTTGATGCCAAAGTTCATTTTAGTTTTATCATTGAAGTAAACAAATAACCTTGGGTTCAGCACATACCGTTCAAATTGGGGAATGGCAGAAAGTCCGATTTGTGCAGGGTCGTAAGCTCCGTTGCGGTTGTGTGAAGCGAATATTGTTGTTCCGATTTTCTTAAACTTCTGTCCGTAAAAACCGTTGATGTCCAACCCTCTGCCCGATGTGCCGTTTAAATGAAAACGTAAATCCCTTTCTTCCGTTGGTGTCTTGGAAATTAGATTTACCAAACCTGCTATTGCTCCACCACCATACAGCGTAGAGGTTGAACCCTTAATAACTTCAACCTGCTTTAAGTCAAGCGGTGGAATTTGCAACAAGCCCAATCCGCTTGAAGCACCGGAATAAATCGGGAAACCGTCTTTTAAAATTTGCGTATATCGCCCGTCAAGTCCTTGAA
This Olivibacter sp. SDN3 DNA region includes the following protein-coding sequences:
- a CDS encoding TonB-dependent receptor, producing MKKILIVSFFMALNLCVHAQNTLNAVVKSSGTKEPLIGVTASIKGTSIGATSNENGQITLINIPNGLQEIHFSYIGFNERIDTLEFPLKDTSVIEILLKESSEELDEIVISSTRSTRSIQNIPTRIEFIGGEELDEKGNMKAGDIRMLLSESTGIHVQTTSPTSANASIRIQGLDGRYTQILKDGFPIYSGASSGLGLLQIPPLDLKQVEVIKGSTSTLYGGGAIAGLVNLISKTPTEERDLRFHLNGTSGRGLDINGFYGQKFKKIGTTIFASHNRNGAYDPAQIGLSAIPQFERYVLNPRLFVYFNDKTKMNFGINTTIENRLGGDMLYIKGKADNTHQFFEENKTQRYSTQFVFDHTVNENSFVQVKNSVSYFNRNTAIPNYEFEGTQTATFTEASYTHSKEKSEWITGVNIWTDNFKEKQITAFPLRDYNQTTLGAFVQNSFKATEWFQLETGLRTDYVVDYGAVFLPRVSALFHIANGLTSRIGGGFGYKTPTIFTEESERIQYQNVMPIDDNTNKLEKSYGANADINYRTNMGDDWTFSINHLFFYTYLDNPLLLQNMATNTYQFINSSGYIHTKGTETNVKIGYDDLKLFLGYTFTDTRLLENGTNTENPLTPKHRINSVLMYEIEDKWKIGLEAYYFSPQKLNDGTTGKDYWMCGFMAEKIWERFSLYINFENFLDTRQTRFDNIYTGTITNPVFRDIYAPLDGFVINGGIKFRL